The following proteins are encoded in a genomic region of Deltaproteobacteria bacterium:
- a CDS encoding B12-binding domain-containing radical SAM protein, with protein sequence MKILLVKPKLRVDNILPVLGLGYLANAIKDKHEVKILDCMKEDFSLDDYTHYLKDYKPDVVGIQCFTYDIYIVADYLKQTRRILPDAITMIGGPHPTAMPAESMGFFGITLDYAFRSEAEEGLPELLKLIASKSVVNDNLSKVKNLIWRNGNQIVANPVTYIADVGKLGMPAWELMPPDTYPKSPFSAFYKRFPVAPIITSRGCPYKCTYCQASLISGKRMRYRPVSLVVEEIRYLQEKFGVKEFQIIDDNFTLNRKYVMDFCNAIIKDHIDITWTCPNGVRLDTLNDEMIEAMKSSGCYIISAGIESGSDRILKYVKKHETTDIMMKSVRMIQKHGIDVVGFFILGFPTETAKEMQQTIRFSEDLGLLRANFLLFHPIPGTEIYTMLNHTGELANINYDANSFAEVAYTPKGMTKDKLKNIQRKAFLSFYLRPKQFISLMSNIRSYNHLSYILRRVYRWLIKWK encoded by the coding sequence ATGAAAATATTATTGGTTAAACCAAAGCTTAGGGTTGATAATATATTGCCTGTCCTTGGACTTGGCTATCTTGCTAATGCCATAAAAGACAAACACGAGGTGAAGATCCTTGATTGTATGAAAGAGGATTTTTCCCTTGATGATTATACGCATTACCTTAAGGATTACAAACCCGATGTGGTCGGTATTCAGTGCTTTACTTATGATATTTATATCGTAGCTGATTATCTCAAACAGACAAGGCGGATTTTGCCCGATGCCATTACCATGATCGGCGGTCCTCATCCGACAGCAATGCCTGCAGAAAGTATGGGCTTTTTTGGTATCACACTTGACTATGCCTTCAGGTCTGAAGCAGAGGAAGGTTTACCGGAGCTTCTTAAACTTATAGCGTCGAAAAGCGTTGTAAATGACAACTTATCAAAGGTTAAAAACCTGATATGGCGGAATGGTAATCAAATTGTAGCTAATCCTGTTACCTATATTGCGGATGTTGGCAAACTTGGTATGCCTGCATGGGAGCTTATGCCTCCCGACACGTATCCGAAATCTCCTTTTTCAGCATTTTACAAAAGATTTCCAGTAGCACCGATAATAACATCGCGAGGTTGTCCATATAAGTGCACTTACTGCCAGGCAAGTCTTATTTCCGGCAAGCGAATGAGGTATAGACCGGTTTCCTTGGTAGTTGAGGAAATAAGATACCTGCAAGAAAAATTCGGGGTAAAAGAGTTCCAGATTATTGATGATAATTTTACCCTCAATCGAAAATATGTAATGGATTTTTGTAACGCGATTATAAAGGACCATATAGATATAACATGGACATGCCCGAATGGTGTACGGCTCGACACACTCAATGATGAGATGATAGAGGCGATGAAATCCAGCGGCTGCTATATAATATCTGCCGGTATAGAATCGGGTTCAGACAGGATATTGAAATATGTAAAAAAGCATGAAACAACAGATATTATGATGAAAAGTGTCAGAATGATCCAAAAACATGGAATTGATGTAGTAGGATTTTTTATACTTGGTTTCCCGACAGAAACTGCGAAAGAGATGCAACAGACGATAAGATTTTCAGAAGATTTAGGTTTATTACGTGCTAATTTTCTGCTTTTTCATCCAATTCCGGGGACAGAAATATACACCATGCTGAATCATACCGGTGAGCTTGCGAATATAAACTATGATGCGAATTCCTTTGCCGAGGTCGCCTATACTCCGAAAGGTATGACAAAAGATAAATTGAAAAATATCCAACGGAAGGCATTTTTAAGTTTTTATCTCAGGCCGAAACAGTTCATAAGCCTTATGTCTAATATCAGATCGTATAATCATCTGAGCTATATTTTAAGAAGGGTGTACCGCTGGCTGATCAAATGGAAATGA